In Populus trichocarpa isolate Nisqually-1 chromosome 16, P.trichocarpa_v4.1, whole genome shotgun sequence, a genomic segment contains:
- the LOC7453717 gene encoding probable pectinesterase 8 has protein sequence MSLRNISFTLLVALLAIMASAVFISPNLSLLHHLIELGLATFSSPFIATFIPYSIGGRRHHHHHNKHPSDGKIVNICEDFPPDFPPPDTNTTSTICVDRNGCCNFTTVQSAVDSVMNFSQKRTIIWINSGIYYEKVTVLKYKQNITFQGQGYTSTAIVWNDTAKSSNGTFYSGSVQVFSNNFIAKNISFMNVAPIPSPGDIGAQAVAIRISGDQAFFLGCGFFGAQDTLHDDRGRHYFKDCYIQGSIDFIFGNARSLYENCQLISMANPVAPGAKGINGAVTAHGRISKDENTGFAFVNCSLGGTGRIWLGRAWRPYSSVIFSYTSMTDIVVPEGWNDFNDPTRDQTIFYGEYNCLGAGANMTMRAPYVQKLNDTQASPFLNVSFIDGDQWLQSFIN, from the exons atgagtctcAGAAACATTTCTTTCACTCTCCTGGTTGCCCTTTTGGCAATTATGGCATCAGCTGTTTTTATCAGTCCAAACCTTTCTCTTTTGCACCATCTCATTGAACTTGGTTTGGCCACCTTTTCATCGCCTTTTATTGCAACTTTCATTCCATATAGCATTGGAGGTCGCcgtcatcaccaccaccataatAAACACCCTAGTGATGGAAAAATAGTCAACATTTGTGAAGATTTCCCTCCTGACTTCCCCCCTCCAGACACCAACACAACCTCAACCATTTGTGTCGATCGAAACGGATGCTGTAATTTCACAACAGTTCAATCAGCTGTTGATTCGGTCATGAATTTTAGTCAGAAAAGAACCATAATTTGGATCAATTCTGGCATTTACTA TGAGAAAGTCACCGTTCTAAAGTACAAACAGAACATTACATTTCAAGGACAAGGCTATACATCAACTGCAATTGTATGGAATGACACTGCAAAATCTTCTAATGGGACATTTTATAGCGGTTCTGTTCAAGTTTTCTCGAACAACTTCATTGCTAAGAACATAAGTTTCATG AATGTGGCTCCAATTCCAAGCCCCGGTGATATTGGAGCCCAAGCAGTGGCGATTAGAATCTCTGGAGACCAAGCTTTCTTTCTGGGCTGTGGATTCTTTGGAGCACAAGACACCCTTCATGATGATAGAGGTCGCCATTACTTTAAGGATTGTTATATCCAAGGCTCTATTGATTTCATCTTTGGCAATGCAAGGTCACTCTATGAG AATTGCCAGTTGATTTCTATGGCTAACCCAGTAGCTCCAGGAGCAAAAGGCATAAATGGAGCAGTAACAGCACACGGTAGAATTTCCAAGGATGAAAACACAGGTTTTGCCTTTGTAAATTGCAGCTTAGGAGGTACAGGAAGAATATGGCTAGGTAGAGCTTGGAGGCCATATTCCTCAGTCATTTTTTCATACACTAGCATGACTGATATCGTTGTGCCTGAGGGCTGGAATGACTTCAATGATCCCACCAGAGACCA GACTATTTTCTATGGAGAATACAATTGTTTAGGTGCTGGAGCCAATATGACTATGAGGGCACCTTATGTTCAAAAACTTAATGATACACAAGCTTCTCCTTTCCTCAACGTGTCATTTATTGATGGAGATCAATGGTTACaatcatttattaattaa